One Chryseobacterium sp. StRB126 genomic region harbors:
- a CDS encoding AraC family transcriptional regulator — translation MQLENIQKFVLVLLYGGLTLLSFTVLINPMRVNKKANFFFGMFILFWSSYWLLDILHFCGISPDSWFVFTVYALQIFTPIFLFFSVVSFINPNYRFKRTDLICLITPVIYWILLFNMENHPVIRSMVMLIDVSHNLPYIALIYFKIRKHQKRIKTISSNTENIDLQWLIKLSFLLFVTIIITVGYELFNTFVYKMHQHLVMDLLFLFILYSTLYYVLRQKEIYPVDKSQRAELLSIELENEAEEISRKKIIPDDEFESLKQRLITVMETEKPYLDGELNLLKLSDLIQINAHQLSYLLNTGFQENFFYFVNKYRVEHAQKMLIDSSSHKLSILGIAFDSGFNSKTAFNTIFKKMTGMTPTEFRKDQFS, via the coding sequence ATGCAACTCGAAAACATTCAGAAGTTTGTCCTTGTATTACTTTATGGGGGGTTAACCTTACTTTCATTTACCGTATTGATTAATCCTATGCGGGTTAATAAAAAGGCCAACTTTTTTTTCGGGATGTTTATATTATTCTGGTCCAGTTACTGGCTTCTTGATATTTTACATTTTTGTGGAATTTCACCAGACTCCTGGTTTGTATTTACGGTATATGCATTACAGATCTTTACTCCTATTTTTTTATTTTTCAGTGTTGTGTCTTTTATCAACCCTAATTATAGGTTTAAAAGAACTGATCTTATTTGTCTTATTACTCCTGTAATTTATTGGATCTTATTGTTCAATATGGAAAACCATCCGGTCATCCGAAGTATGGTAATGCTCATTGATGTCTCTCACAATCTTCCCTACATCGCCCTTATTTATTTTAAAATCAGAAAACATCAGAAGAGAATTAAAACTATTTCGTCCAATACAGAGAATATCGACTTACAATGGCTGATTAAATTAAGTTTTCTTCTTTTTGTAACCATTATCATAACGGTTGGCTATGAGCTTTTCAACACTTTTGTGTATAAAATGCATCAGCATTTGGTGATGGATCTCCTGTTTTTATTTATCCTTTACAGTACGCTCTACTATGTTCTCAGACAAAAGGAAATCTATCCTGTAGATAAAAGCCAACGGGCAGAACTTCTTTCTATTGAACTGGAAAATGAAGCAGAGGAAATCTCAAGGAAAAAAATAATTCCTGATGATGAATTTGAGTCTTTAAAACAAAGGCTAATCACTGTAATGGAAACAGAAAAACCTTATCTGGATGGAGAACTCAATTTATTAAAACTATCTGATCTTATTCAGATCAATGCCCATCAACTTTCCTACCTTCTCAACACGGGTTTTCAGGAAAACTTTTTCTATTTTGTGAATAAATACAGGGTTGAACACGCACAAAAGATGCTTATTGATAGCTCCTCTCACAAACTTTCTATATTAGGAATTGCATTTGACTCCGGTTTTAATTCAAAAACGGCATTCAATACTATCTTTAAAAAAATGACTGGTATGACTCCTACCGAATTCAGAAAAGACCAATTCAGCTAA
- a CDS encoding class I SAM-dependent DNA methyltransferase has product MMKTSILEYYSNLAESYDENRFGNSYGKYIDHQERAFLTSFFKDKKYTKVLDLGCGTGRLLNFATHGTDFSENMLNIARQKYPEKNLGVGEISEIPFHGEFDCIFCFHVIMHQNQEETMTFLNECYQKLNKKGILIFDYPVKSRKKSVSPQEDWHAGNSFSVSEITELSKGQWKVKSTTGILFFPIHRLPKAIRKFFLPLDIFLCRTFLKNWASYHISVLEKV; this is encoded by the coding sequence ATGATGAAAACAAGTATTCTGGAATATTACAGCAACCTCGCTGAATCTTATGATGAGAACCGTTTCGGGAATTCTTATGGGAAATATATTGACCATCAGGAAAGAGCTTTTCTAACCTCCTTTTTCAAAGATAAAAAATATACAAAGGTTTTGGATCTGGGATGTGGAACAGGCAGGCTATTAAATTTTGCTACCCATGGAACAGATTTCAGCGAAAATATGCTGAATATTGCCCGCCAAAAATATCCTGAAAAAAATCTGGGCGTGGGGGAAATTTCAGAAATTCCTTTTCATGGTGAGTTTGACTGCATTTTCTGCTTTCATGTTATTATGCATCAAAATCAGGAAGAAACGATGACGTTTTTGAATGAATGCTATCAAAAGTTAAACAAAAAAGGGATTTTGATTTTTGATTATCCTGTAAAAAGCAGAAAAAAATCTGTTTCTCCACAGGAAGACTGGCATGCCGGCAATAGCTTTTCAGTTTCAGAAATTACAGAACTTTCAAAAGGCCAATGGAAAGTTAAAAGTACAACTGGAATATTATTTTTTCCTATTCACAGATTACCGAAAGCCATAAGAAAATTCTTTCTTCCGCTGGACATCTTTCTTTGCCGCACTTTTCTGAAAAATTGGGCATCTTATCACATTAGTGTTTTAGAAAAGGTATGA
- a CDS encoding VanW family protein: MKQRLKNWIPHSLKLQIKLLQRYLADQKKNYNYPKEYRSENIGEYSVKLRQAIKNGSFHDNKIHNLKVVGNKIHNLIIHPNEVFSFWKMIGKPSAKNNFKEGRNLINNTISSDFGGGICQFSSILYYLALQSGLKILERYPHSMDIYKEEERFTPLGSDCTVVYGYKDLQIQNSFPFPVQFKCEIHDDELHLSLISPEEVILNDIEFKYHEIEKGVWVETVSNSRTLFKNFYIRL; encoded by the coding sequence ATGAAACAGCGATTGAAAAACTGGATTCCTCATTCATTGAAACTGCAGATAAAACTTTTGCAGCGGTATCTGGCTGATCAAAAAAAAAATTACAATTACCCCAAAGAATATCGTTCAGAAAACATTGGTGAATATTCAGTTAAACTCCGACAGGCTATCAAAAACGGATCGTTTCATGATAATAAAATTCATAATTTAAAAGTTGTAGGTAATAAAATTCACAATCTTATCATTCACCCCAACGAAGTATTTTCTTTCTGGAAAATGATTGGAAAGCCTAGTGCAAAGAATAACTTTAAGGAAGGAAGAAACCTCATCAACAATACAATTTCCAGTGATTTCGGCGGCGGAATCTGCCAATTCTCCTCTATTTTATATTATTTAGCTCTTCAATCCGGCTTAAAGATTTTAGAAAGATATCCACATTCTATGGATATTTATAAAGAGGAGGAACGTTTTACACCCTTAGGTTCGGATTGTACCGTTGTTTATGGTTACAAAGACCTACAGATTCAGAATTCTTTTCCGTTTCCTGTTCAGTTTAAATGCGAGATACATGATGATGAACTTCATCTGAGTTTGATTTCCCCGGAAGAAGTGATCTTAAACGATATTGAGTTTAAATATCACGAAATTGAAAAAGGAGTCTGGGTGGAAACAGTAAGTAATAGCCGAACTTTGTTTAAAAATTTTTATATTCGTTTATGA
- a CDS encoding ACP phosphodiesterase: MNYLAHSLLTFTDGQIVGQFLEDFIRNRDRFSFPKDIQDGITLHRAIDTFTDSHPAIHEAKKVFAPLVRLYAGAFVDVSMDYFVANDLSLNSLTEWKTHSLRVYRILNANEEWLPENFKKMLVKMEQDDWLYNYREDWGIKFSIQNVLNKAKYLDKDIPVFEAFLTNKDFLQECYNDFFPDLLAHAKDINIRLQLEN; the protein is encoded by the coding sequence ATGAATTATCTGGCTCACTCCCTTCTCACTTTCACTGATGGACAAATTGTTGGTCAGTTTTTGGAAGATTTTATCCGAAACAGGGATCGTTTTTCTTTCCCTAAGGATATTCAGGATGGAATTACTTTACACAGAGCCATTGATACTTTCACAGATTCTCACCCTGCCATTCATGAAGCTAAAAAAGTATTTGCTCCCTTGGTAAGGCTTTATGCAGGGGCCTTTGTAGATGTCTCTATGGACTATTTTGTAGCTAATGATCTTTCTTTAAACTCTCTAACAGAATGGAAAACCCATTCTTTACGTGTTTACAGAATTTTAAATGCTAATGAAGAATGGCTCCCGGAAAATTTCAAGAAAATGCTGGTTAAAATGGAACAGGATGACTGGCTTTATAATTACCGCGAAGACTGGGGCATTAAATTCAGTATCCAAAATGTATTGAACAAAGCAAAGTATCTGGATAAGGATATTCCTGTTTTTGAAGCCTTTTTAACGAATAAAGATTTTCTTCAAGAGTGCTACAATGATTTTTTTCCGGACCTACTTGCTCATGCAAAAGACATTAATATACGCCTTCAATTGGAAAATTAA
- a CDS encoding DUF6702 family protein, which yields MKKLWLLLLPIVFLLSFTKVWHPYHVGSVEISYSSKSKTFEVTGRFFLDDLENGLGKKYGGTFHFNDDKYKVKLNEALSKYCQEYFKLKTDNKFLKINYIGYEEDQESVNVYLESEPVANPKKIEAAVSFLYNLFDDQINIVHIIVNGDRKSEKLTYPNRYLYKQF from the coding sequence ATGAAGAAATTATGGCTATTGTTGCTCCCAATTGTTTTTTTATTGTCTTTTACAAAAGTATGGCATCCCTATCACGTAGGATCTGTAGAGATCAGCTACAGCTCTAAATCTAAAACCTTTGAAGTAACAGGAAGATTCTTTCTTGATGATCTGGAGAATGGCCTGGGGAAAAAGTATGGAGGAACTTTTCATTTTAATGATGACAAGTACAAGGTAAAACTTAATGAGGCATTGTCTAAATATTGTCAGGAATATTTTAAGCTCAAAACAGACAATAAATTTCTCAAGATAAATTATATAGGATATGAAGAAGATCAGGAATCTGTAAATGTTTATTTAGAATCAGAGCCTGTAGCCAATCCTAAAAAAATCGAAGCGGCTGTAAGTTTCCTGTACAACCTTTTTGATGACCAGATTAATATTGTTCATATCATTGTAAACGGAGACAGAAAGAGTGAAAAATTAACGTATCCGAACCGATATCTTTATAAACAGTTTTAA
- a CDS encoding HupE/UreJ family protein, which translates to MQDFLFYLNLGWEHIISLDALDHQLFVLALIAVYSYSDWKKIIILVTAFTIGHSITLALSILDVFRVPSDWVEFLIPLTIVLTSLDNIIMKNQKQTLMRANYYLALIFGLIHGMGFANTARVMIAKSQSIAVPLLGFNIGLELGQIVIVGAILILLFILLTLFKVNKKDWILFVSSGVFALSLKMTLERIPF; encoded by the coding sequence ATGCAGGATTTTCTATTTTATTTAAACCTTGGATGGGAGCACATTATTTCCCTTGATGCCTTAGACCATCAGCTTTTTGTTTTGGCTCTAATTGCCGTTTACTCTTATAGTGATTGGAAAAAAATTATTATCCTCGTAACGGCGTTCACTATTGGGCATTCCATTACATTAGCTTTAAGTATTCTTGATGTTTTCAGAGTTCCTTCGGATTGGGTTGAATTTTTAATTCCCTTAACCATCGTACTTACTTCTTTGGATAATATTATTATGAAAAATCAGAAACAGACGTTAATGCGGGCCAATTACTACCTTGCCCTTATTTTTGGATTGATTCACGGGATGGGTTTCGCCAATACAGCAAGAGTAATGATTGCTAAGAGTCAAAGTATTGCAGTCCCGTTATTAGGGTTTAATATCGGATTGGAACTAGGGCAAATCGTTATTGTGGGAGCAATTTTAATATTGCTGTTTATTCTGCTTACCCTTTTTAAGGTGAATAAAAAAGACTGGATCCTTTTTGTCTCATCCGGAGTCTTTGCATTATCCTTAAAAATGACTTTGGAAAGAATTCCTTTCTAA
- a CDS encoding M1 family metallopeptidase produces MKLKVVILSLSVFAYTGFTAQNIQNNPGSNHGNKFEQLGTILPTPNIYRTASGAPGHAYWQNRADYNITAYLDEDKRNLKGSETVTYYNNSPDELDYIWLQLDENEHSSIRNAGYDNSSILKPSTTDQQLKVTELPVKDNGYGVTLEKVTDASGSPLKYTVNKTMMRIDLPKALKKGEKFVFKVDWNYNISNRMKMGGRGGYENFPEDGNDLYTMAQWYPRMCVYSDFQGWQNHQFTGRGEFALVFGNYKVTMNVPADHIVGGTGECKNYDQVLTSDQLSRYKKAESASEPIEIVTLDEAKKAEKNHSKQRKTWVFEANDVRDFAWTSSRKFVWDGMRVTIPENNNKVMAMSFYPKESYGLYRKFSTKAVAHTIKTYSEFTIPYPYPVAQSVEAASGMEYPMICFNFGRTEKDGTYSEGTKNGMIGVIIHEVGHNFFPMIINSDERQWAWMDEGLNTFTEYLTEEKWDNKFPSKRGPAWTIVDYMKLPKDQLEPIMSNSENIVQYGPNAYSKPATGLNILRETIMGRELFDKAFKTYAKRWAFKHPEPADLFRTMEDASGEDLDWFWRGWFYGTDPVDIAIDKVTVATPNLETNPKAAEEIKYQVDKPLVNSFEDLSKIRNREDKNITFYVDQDKEAQDFYYRYDRGQEKVSTKEYTTKVDPTLPLDAKDKEKFKNITAYQIDFVNKGGLVMPIILEFTFEDGSKLYDKSSAQIWRLNEQKVSKTYYFDKKLTSIQLDPMRETADIDTNNNLWTNNGSGGETSKFQLFKQKQEGAPVRGSSNGKVNPMQAAGKI; encoded by the coding sequence ATGAAACTAAAAGTTGTTATACTTTCACTTTCTGTATTTGCATATACAGGTTTCACCGCACAAAATATTCAGAATAACCCGGGCAGCAATCATGGCAACAAGTTTGAACAGCTGGGAACTATTCTGCCAACACCCAACATTTACAGAACAGCTTCCGGAGCTCCCGGACATGCCTACTGGCAAAACAGAGCTGATTATAACATTACCGCTTACCTTGATGAAGATAAAAGAAATCTGAAAGGTTCGGAAACGGTTACTTATTACAATAATTCTCCTGATGAACTGGATTATATCTGGCTTCAGCTTGATGAAAATGAACATTCCAGTATAAGAAATGCAGGATATGACAATTCTTCAATACTTAAACCGTCAACAACAGACCAGCAGCTTAAGGTTACTGAACTTCCAGTAAAGGATAATGGTTATGGGGTGACCCTTGAAAAAGTAACTGATGCTTCCGGAAGTCCTTTAAAATATACCGTCAATAAAACTATGATGCGTATTGACCTTCCAAAAGCTTTGAAAAAAGGAGAAAAATTTGTTTTCAAGGTAGATTGGAATTACAATATTTCCAATAGAATGAAAATGGGTGGCCGCGGCGGTTATGAAAACTTCCCGGAAGATGGGAATGACTTATACACCATGGCTCAATGGTATCCAAGGATGTGTGTGTATAGTGATTTTCAGGGCTGGCAAAATCATCAGTTTACCGGAAGAGGAGAATTTGCCCTGGTTTTCGGAAACTATAAAGTTACGATGAATGTGCCTGCCGACCATATTGTAGGCGGAACAGGGGAATGTAAAAACTACGATCAGGTATTAACTTCTGATCAACTTTCAAGATACAAAAAAGCAGAGAGCGCTTCTGAACCTATAGAAATTGTAACCTTAGACGAAGCTAAAAAAGCAGAGAAAAATCATTCCAAGCAAAGAAAAACATGGGTTTTTGAAGCCAATGATGTAAGAGATTTTGCATGGACTTCATCCAGAAAGTTTGTTTGGGACGGAATGCGTGTCACCATTCCTGAAAACAATAATAAGGTAATGGCTATGAGTTTCTATCCTAAAGAATCTTATGGACTTTACAGAAAATTTTCCACAAAGGCAGTAGCCCATACGATTAAAACATATTCGGAATTTACTATTCCTTACCCTTATCCGGTAGCTCAATCTGTAGAAGCAGCCAGTGGAATGGAATATCCGATGATCTGCTTCAATTTCGGAAGAACGGAAAAAGACGGAACTTATTCTGAAGGAACTAAAAACGGAATGATTGGGGTAATTATCCATGAAGTAGGTCACAACTTCTTTCCGATGATCATCAATTCTGATGAAAGACAATGGGCATGGATGGATGAAGGATTAAATACCTTCACAGAATATCTTACCGAAGAAAAATGGGATAATAAATTCCCTTCTAAAAGAGGTCCGGCATGGACGATTGTAGATTACATGAAGCTTCCGAAAGATCAATTGGAACCGATCATGAGTAATTCTGAAAATATTGTTCAATATGGTCCGAATGCTTACTCAAAACCTGCTACAGGATTGAATATCCTTCGTGAAACCATTATGGGAAGAGAACTTTTTGATAAAGCATTCAAGACTTATGCAAAAAGATGGGCTTTCAAACACCCTGAACCTGCAGATCTTTTCCGTACGATGGAAGATGCTAGTGGTGAAGACCTTGATTGGTTCTGGAGAGGATGGTTCTATGGAACTGATCCCGTAGATATTGCCATCGATAAAGTAACAGTAGCAACACCTAACCTGGAAACGAATCCGAAAGCTGCTGAAGAAATAAAATATCAGGTTGACAAACCTTTAGTAAACAGCTTTGAAGACCTTTCAAAAATCAGAAACAGAGAAGACAAAAATATCACCTTCTATGTTGATCAGGATAAAGAGGCTCAGGATTTCTACTATAGATATGACAGAGGTCAGGAAAAGGTAAGCACTAAAGAGTATACGACTAAAGTGGATCCTACTCTACCTTTGGATGCTAAGGATAAGGAAAAATTCAAAAATATTACTGCTTATCAGATCGATTTTGTGAACAAAGGTGGATTGGTAATGCCAATTATTCTTGAATTCACTTTTGAAGACGGTTCAAAATTATATGATAAGTCTTCTGCACAGATCTGGAGACTGAATGAACAAAAAGTGTCCAAAACGTATTATTTTGATAAGAAGCTTACATCTATTCAGTTAGACCCGATGAGAGAAACGGCTGATATTGATACAAACAATAACTTATGGACCAACAATGGCTCCGGTGGTGAGACTTCCAAATTCCAGCTCTTTAAGCAAAAACAGGAAGGAGCTCCTGTAAGAGGAAGTTCAAACGGAAAAGTAAATCCGATGCAGGCCGCAGGAAAAATATAA